In Archangium violaceum, the following are encoded in one genomic region:
- a CDS encoding FAD-dependent oxidoreductase, with protein MSTPNPTPSRPVGGHAIVYGGSMAGLVAAGVLSRLFERVTLVERDRFEDGPQPRKGVPQGMHIHGLLTRGMNILGDVFPGFREDLEAAGAQCLDMTGDHAWYMSGLWRPRLQSGVYLHAQSRPLLEWVTRKRLLALPNVRLLEGREVTGFLTSADHSRVTGLQVRAPGGGEEQTLEGELVVDASGRGSRTPQWLEALGYPRVEETRIHVDVVYSSRLVRMPPGFKPGWKMLNIAPELPRQRRLGTLVNIEGDRWLISMCGWLGDHPTLDDAGYLEFARSLGDPYLHDVLRHTEPLSPITVFRFSHNQRRHYERMPRFPEGLALVGDASCSFNPVYGQGMTTAALQAWLLGECLRQGQGGAAQRHRQRVGQLLEVPWSLATSGDLRFPEVEGRRAPTSGLLNWLGDRIHRLASHDEEALRVFVRVMHMLESPTVLFSPRMVLKALTARPDAAALKRRPEPISVPQSRAA; from the coding sequence ATGAGCACTCCGAACCCCACTCCCTCCAGGCCCGTGGGCGGGCACGCCATCGTCTATGGTGGCAGCATGGCCGGGCTGGTCGCGGCGGGCGTGCTGTCCCGCCTCTTCGAGCGCGTCACGTTGGTGGAGCGGGACCGCTTCGAGGACGGGCCCCAGCCGCGCAAGGGCGTCCCCCAGGGGATGCACATCCACGGACTGCTCACGCGCGGCATGAACATCCTCGGGGACGTCTTCCCCGGCTTCCGGGAGGACCTCGAGGCCGCCGGGGCCCAGTGCCTGGACATGACCGGGGATCACGCCTGGTACATGTCCGGCCTCTGGCGCCCGCGGCTCCAGAGCGGCGTCTACCTCCACGCGCAGAGCCGGCCCCTGCTCGAGTGGGTGACGCGCAAGCGGCTGCTGGCCCTGCCCAACGTGCGCCTCCTCGAGGGCCGGGAGGTGACCGGCTTCCTGACGAGCGCGGATCACTCCCGCGTCACCGGCCTCCAGGTCCGGGCCCCGGGTGGTGGCGAGGAGCAGACGCTCGAGGGCGAGCTGGTGGTGGACGCCAGTGGCCGCGGCTCGCGCACCCCCCAGTGGCTGGAGGCGCTGGGCTATCCCCGGGTGGAGGAGACGCGCATCCACGTCGACGTGGTCTACTCCAGCCGGCTCGTCCGGATGCCGCCGGGCTTCAAGCCGGGCTGGAAGATGCTGAACATCGCGCCCGAGCTGCCCAGGCAGCGGCGGCTGGGCACCCTCGTGAACATCGAGGGTGACCGCTGGCTGATCTCCATGTGCGGCTGGCTGGGCGATCACCCCACCCTGGACGACGCCGGTTACCTCGAGTTCGCCCGGAGCCTGGGCGATCCCTACCTCCACGACGTGTTGCGGCACACCGAGCCGCTCTCACCCATCACCGTCTTCCGCTTCTCCCACAACCAGCGGCGCCACTACGAGCGGATGCCCCGCTTCCCCGAGGGCCTGGCGCTGGTGGGAGACGCGTCCTGCTCCTTCAACCCCGTCTACGGCCAGGGCATGACCACGGCCGCGCTGCAGGCCTGGTTGCTGGGCGAGTGCCTGCGCCAGGGCCAGGGCGGAGCCGCCCAGCGTCACCGGCAGCGGGTAGGCCAGCTCCTCGAGGTGCCCTGGTCGCTCGCCACCAGTGGAGATCTCCGCTTCCCCGAGGTGGAGGGCAGGCGCGCGCCGACGAGCGGACTGTTGAACTGGCTCGGAGACAGGATCCACCGCCTCGCGAGCCACGACGAGGAGGCGCTCCGCGTCTTCGTCCGGGTGATGCACATGCTCGAGTCACCCACGGTCCTCTTCTCCCCGCGGATGGTGCTCAAGGCGCTCACCGCCCGGCCCGATGCCGCCGCCCTGAAACGGAGGCCGGAGCCGATCTCCGTCCCCCAGTCCCGGGCGGCGTGA
- a CDS encoding gluconeogenesis factor YvcK family protein — translation MLESESSLEEAWERDARAERRTANRNELLQALDVRPTRIVAMGGGTGLPMVLKGLARRASPKVGDPGLDITAVVAMSDDGGSSGRLRRTRGVLPPGDVRNCLVALAGGKTNNPLSEVFQYRFGGKKGLAGHAVGNLLIAALAELKGDFLEAVRVSGELLGVKGRVLPSTTSPVQLVAQMEDATEVVGERNISRAHGRIRKVLLSPRSPPPVEGLLESIYTADLIAIGPGSLYSSLMPNLLVDGVARALCETRALKVMVANLMTQPGETDGMDCLDHVRAVIDHVGPVLDAVLINGSAPSEEAARRYALKGSYPVKVDRRALLSAGVVPVEADLLKEGPRIRHDSGKVARCLMKMARSGL, via the coding sequence ATGCTCGAGTCGGAATCGTCTCTCGAAGAGGCGTGGGAGAGGGATGCGCGCGCGGAGCGCCGGACGGCGAACCGGAACGAGCTGCTGCAGGCGCTCGATGTCCGGCCGACGCGGATCGTGGCCATGGGCGGAGGAACGGGGCTTCCCATGGTGCTCAAGGGCCTGGCCCGGCGGGCCTCGCCGAAGGTGGGGGATCCGGGTCTGGACATCACCGCCGTGGTGGCGATGAGCGATGACGGGGGGAGCTCGGGCCGGCTGCGGCGCACGCGCGGGGTGCTGCCCCCCGGGGACGTGCGCAACTGCCTGGTGGCCCTGGCCGGGGGCAAGACGAACAACCCCCTGAGCGAGGTGTTCCAGTACCGCTTCGGCGGGAAGAAGGGCCTGGCGGGCCACGCGGTGGGCAACCTGCTGATCGCCGCGCTCGCCGAGCTCAAGGGCGACTTCCTGGAGGCGGTGCGCGTCTCCGGGGAGCTGCTGGGGGTGAAGGGCCGCGTGCTGCCCAGCACCACGTCGCCGGTGCAGCTGGTGGCGCAGATGGAGGACGCCACCGAGGTGGTGGGCGAGCGCAACATCAGCCGCGCCCATGGCCGCATCCGCAAGGTGCTGCTCAGCCCCCGCTCGCCGCCTCCGGTGGAAGGACTGCTGGAGTCCATCTACACGGCGGACCTCATCGCCATCGGCCCGGGCTCGCTGTACTCGAGCCTGATGCCCAACCTGCTGGTGGACGGGGTGGCCCGGGCGCTGTGCGAGACGCGGGCGCTGAAGGTGATGGTGGCCAACCTGATGACCCAGCCGGGCGAGACGGACGGCATGGACTGCCTGGACCACGTGCGCGCCGTCATCGACCACGTGGGCCCGGTGCTGGACGCGGTGCTCATCAATGGCAGCGCGCCCTCCGAGGAGGCCGCCCGTCGCTACGCGCTCAAGGGCTCGTACCCGGTGAAGGTGGATCGCCGCGCCCTGCTCAGCGCGGGCGTCGTCCCGGTGGAGGCGGATCTCCTCAAGGAGGGTCCGCGGATCCGGCACGACAGCGGCAAGGTGGCCCGCTGCCTGATGAAGATGGCGCGCAGCGGCCTGTAG
- a CDS encoding sugar transferase, protein MLRVFHHYFSSRKLTLFVIEGAAIALTCLMGAVGCATMLAPANTHMPLAQSVPALVLLGATFVPTFQFSLYLMDLYDLRVAAEDRGRGARLLKAAGVTTAFVGVLMMLAPALLPVRLPPGALLGGGVGAFAGTLLVRASLRAVVGSPSRVLIVGDGLKARAVATLIDQGGEDTFQVVALVDPRAPLANGRPPEPVDVVAERYKAGFVVQAMDDMRGGQWMDALLRCRLAGRRVYDATGFCERVLRRIPVAHLRTSDFAFADELTVSPVRRAAKRVFDILVASALLLCAAPFLVLVVLAIKLDSKGPIFYRQERTGLGGKPYGLWKFRSMRTDAEKNGAVWARANDDRVTRVGRFIRKTRIDEIPQVFNVLMGDMSFVGPRPERPVFVEQLKQQIPFYGLREAVKPGLTGWAQIRYPYGASVEDARNKLEFDLYYVKNGSLFLDMGIIFHTVRHVLLARGAR, encoded by the coding sequence GTGCTTCGGGTTTTCCACCATTACTTTTCATCCAGGAAGCTGACGCTCTTCGTCATCGAAGGCGCTGCCATCGCCCTGACCTGTCTGATGGGCGCGGTGGGCTGTGCGACGATGCTGGCGCCAGCCAACACCCACATGCCGCTGGCCCAGTCCGTGCCAGCGCTGGTCCTGCTGGGGGCCACCTTCGTTCCCACGTTCCAGTTCTCGCTCTACCTGATGGATCTGTACGACCTGAGGGTGGCGGCGGAGGACCGGGGCCGGGGGGCGCGGTTGCTCAAGGCCGCGGGAGTGACGACGGCCTTCGTCGGGGTCTTGATGATGCTGGCGCCGGCGCTTCTTCCGGTGCGGCTGCCTCCGGGCGCGCTGCTGGGCGGCGGCGTGGGGGCCTTCGCGGGGACGCTGCTGGTGAGGGCCTCTCTGCGCGCGGTGGTGGGCAGCCCCAGCCGGGTGCTCATCGTGGGAGATGGGCTCAAGGCGCGGGCGGTGGCCACGCTCATCGATCAGGGCGGCGAGGACACCTTCCAGGTCGTGGCCCTGGTGGACCCGCGCGCGCCGCTGGCCAACGGGCGGCCGCCCGAGCCGGTGGACGTGGTGGCCGAGCGGTACAAGGCCGGGTTCGTGGTGCAGGCCATGGACGACATGCGCGGGGGGCAGTGGATGGACGCGCTCTTGCGCTGCCGCCTGGCCGGGCGCCGGGTGTACGACGCCACGGGCTTCTGCGAGCGCGTGCTGCGCCGGATTCCGGTGGCGCACCTGCGCACCAGCGACTTCGCCTTCGCGGACGAGCTGACGGTCTCGCCCGTGCGGCGCGCGGCCAAGCGCGTCTTCGACATCCTCGTGGCCTCGGCGCTGCTGCTGTGCGCCGCGCCCTTCCTGGTGCTGGTGGTGCTGGCCATCAAGCTGGACTCCAAGGGCCCCATCTTCTACCGGCAGGAGCGCACGGGGCTGGGGGGCAAGCCGTATGGGCTGTGGAAGTTCCGCAGCATGCGCACGGACGCGGAGAAGAACGGCGCGGTGTGGGCCCGGGCCAATGATGATCGCGTCACGCGGGTGGGCCGCTTCATCCGCAAGACGCGCATCGACGAGATTCCCCAGGTCTTCAACGTGTTGATGGGGGACATGAGCTTCGTGGGGCCGCGGCCGGAGCGCCCCGTCTTCGTCGAGCAGCTCAAGCAGCAGATTCCCTTCTACGGACTGCGCGAGGCGGTGAAGCCCGGGCTGACCGGGTGGGCGCAGATCCGCTACCCGTACGGGGCGTCGGTGGAGGACGCGCGGAACAAGCTGGAGTTCGACCTGTACTACGTGAAGAACGGCTCGCTGTTCCTGGACATGGGCATCATCTTCCATACGGTGAGGCACGTGTTGTTGGCGCGGGGCGCGAGGTAG
- a CDS encoding CpsD/CapB family tyrosine-protein kinase → MEQTMERAGNFLPRVDDAAGSPNAVDKRVVSLTAPASSAAEQYRSLYYRLERMRELRPLKVVGVTSAMPGEGKTVTTVNLALAAARANPERRILLIDADLRRGQVADVLGIRGRPGLSELLSGECEIRDLVRRFQATRMAVITAGGTPEEPTQALASARMKQFLKVVREHFDEVYLDLPPTLPFADSAILGHQADGLLMVVRANVTPARAVSQAVEQLGGAPILGCVLNGAELSDTPYLKNYVRK, encoded by the coding sequence ATGGAACAGACCATGGAGAGGGCGGGAAATTTCCTTCCTCGCGTTGACGACGCCGCGGGCTCGCCGAACGCGGTGGACAAGCGGGTGGTGTCGCTGACGGCGCCCGCCTCGAGCGCGGCGGAGCAGTACCGCAGCCTGTACTACCGGCTGGAGCGGATGCGCGAGCTGCGACCGCTCAAGGTGGTGGGCGTCACCTCGGCCATGCCCGGCGAGGGCAAGACGGTGACGACGGTGAACCTGGCCCTGGCCGCGGCCCGGGCCAATCCGGAGCGGCGCATCCTCCTCATCGACGCGGACCTGCGCCGCGGCCAGGTGGCGGACGTGCTGGGCATCCGGGGCAGGCCGGGCCTGTCGGAGCTGCTGTCCGGGGAGTGCGAGATCCGTGACCTGGTGCGCCGCTTCCAGGCCACGCGCATGGCCGTCATCACCGCGGGCGGTACGCCCGAGGAGCCCACCCAGGCGCTGGCCAGCGCGAGGATGAAGCAGTTCCTCAAGGTGGTGCGCGAGCACTTCGACGAGGTGTACCTGGATCTGCCGCCCACGCTGCCGTTCGCGGACTCGGCCATCCTGGGCCACCAGGCGGACGGTCTGCTCATGGTGGTGCGCGCCAACGTCACCCCGGCCCGGGCGGTCAGCCAGGCCGTGGAGCAGCTGGGTGGCGCGCCCATCCTGGGCTGTGTGCTCAACGGGGCGGAGCTGAGCGACACCCCGTATCTGAAGAACTACGTCAGGAAGTAG
- a CDS encoding GumC family protein, with the protein MERGMTADQVLKALWRRKVLVGAIVLAVFAVGAAIVLSQPKVYEATAVVRVQPQRPGEEMVQRTVSELVEQRLLTVRQELMSRPVLQRAIEEMNLYPEIVSEDGIEAAVTRMRKDLTVRVEGESAFELTYASNDPQVAAQVANRLPQLFSEQALKSRQEQAARATQLFQDELTSLSKSVTDWERKIAQFKVDHLGELPEQLEMNMRGLERVGALLQTKSEELRVAEARRSELARARNAADSEAGRLESAEHSLTQQLVGARSSWTADHPEVKRLSQELSSMREKRKDAEGRQWVERQERARVGDLIATIQKDIDALHQQAGEYQQRLDRTPKWAHELGVLQRDYEIARTKYQSVVSRRVEAEIAQDLELKSAESLFHVVSPAGVPAVAARPDRVSGMIIAFLVALALGVLTTMVLEMRDDSIRDTEELRDRLPLPVLAVVPNMHGKAEKRVLMPATGVRNGVVPPSSSDSPLN; encoded by the coding sequence ATGGAGCGTGGGATGACGGCAGACCAGGTGCTGAAGGCACTGTGGCGCCGAAAGGTGCTGGTCGGGGCCATCGTGCTGGCAGTGTTCGCGGTGGGAGCCGCCATCGTGTTGAGCCAGCCGAAGGTGTACGAGGCGACGGCGGTGGTGCGTGTTCAGCCGCAGCGGCCGGGGGAGGAGATGGTGCAGCGCACCGTCAGTGAGCTGGTGGAGCAACGCCTGCTCACCGTCCGGCAGGAGCTGATGTCGCGCCCGGTCCTTCAGCGGGCCATCGAGGAGATGAACCTCTATCCGGAGATTGTCTCCGAGGACGGCATCGAGGCGGCCGTCACCCGCATGCGCAAGGATCTCACCGTGCGCGTGGAGGGCGAGAGCGCCTTCGAGCTGACGTACGCGAGCAATGATCCGCAGGTGGCGGCGCAGGTGGCCAACCGGCTGCCGCAGCTCTTCTCCGAGCAGGCGCTCAAGTCGCGCCAGGAGCAGGCTGCCCGCGCCACGCAGCTCTTCCAGGACGAGCTGACGTCGCTCTCCAAGAGCGTCACCGACTGGGAGCGGAAGATCGCCCAGTTCAAGGTGGACCACCTGGGCGAGCTGCCCGAGCAGCTGGAGATGAACATGCGCGGGCTGGAGCGCGTGGGCGCGCTGCTGCAGACGAAGTCCGAGGAGCTGCGCGTGGCCGAGGCCCGGCGCTCCGAGCTGGCCCGGGCTCGCAACGCCGCGGACAGCGAGGCGGGCCGTCTCGAGTCCGCCGAGCACTCGCTCACCCAGCAGCTGGTGGGCGCCCGCTCCTCCTGGACGGCGGATCACCCCGAGGTGAAGCGCCTGTCCCAGGAGCTCTCCTCCATGCGTGAGAAGCGCAAGGACGCCGAGGGCCGCCAGTGGGTGGAGCGTCAGGAGCGCGCCCGCGTGGGCGACCTCATCGCCACCATCCAGAAGGACATCGACGCGCTGCACCAGCAGGCCGGTGAGTACCAGCAGCGGCTGGACCGCACCCCGAAGTGGGCCCATGAGCTGGGCGTGCTGCAGCGCGACTACGAGATCGCCCGCACCAAGTACCAGAGCGTGGTGTCCCGCCGCGTGGAGGCGGAGATCGCCCAGGATCTGGAGCTGAAGAGCGCCGAGAGCCTCTTCCACGTCGTGTCCCCGGCGGGTGTGCCGGCGGTGGCCGCCAGGCCGGACCGGGTGAGCGGGATGATCATCGCCTTCCTGGTCGCCCTGGCCCTGGGCGTGCTCACCACCATGGTGCTGGAGATGCGTGACGACAGCATCCGAGACACCGAGGAGCTGCGCGATCGCCTGCCGCTCCCCGTGCTCGCGGTGGTCCCGAACATGCATGGCAAGGCGGAGAAGCGGGTGCTGATGCCCGCGACCGGAGTGCGCAATGGGGTGGTGCCGCCGTCTTCGTCGGACTCGCCGCTGAACTAG
- a CDS encoding polysaccharide biosynthesis/export family protein, producing the protein MGKTSARWWVVLGLLLLSGCAHQATARVDNAEQPYRIGREDILDVAVWRDADLSRTVPVRPDGFISMPMVGEVKAEGRTPTELADELREALKSYVQEPRVTVIVREVNSSRVFITGEVAHPGAYPLRGRVSILQAIALAGGFTDFADREGIVVLRRTGQDGNYIPVSYSDLVDEPEKYEPLILRPGDTVIVK; encoded by the coding sequence ATGGGAAAAACGAGCGCGAGGTGGTGGGTGGTGCTGGGATTGCTCCTCCTGTCGGGGTGCGCCCACCAGGCCACGGCGCGGGTGGACAACGCGGAGCAGCCGTACCGCATCGGCCGTGAGGACATCCTGGATGTGGCGGTGTGGCGTGACGCGGATCTGTCGCGCACCGTGCCGGTGCGCCCGGATGGTTTCATCTCCATGCCCATGGTGGGCGAGGTGAAGGCCGAGGGCCGTACGCCCACCGAGTTGGCCGATGAGCTGCGCGAGGCCCTCAAGTCCTATGTGCAGGAGCCCCGGGTGACGGTGATCGTCCGCGAGGTGAACAGCAGCCGCGTCTTCATCACCGGCGAGGTGGCCCACCCTGGCGCCTACCCGCTGCGTGGCCGCGTGTCCATCCTGCAGGCCATTGCCCTGGCGGGTGGCTTCACCGATTTCGCGGATCGCGAGGGCATCGTCGTGCTGCGCCGCACGGGCCAGGACGGCAACTACATCCCCGTGAGCTACAGCGACCTGGTCGACGAGCCGGAGAAGTACGAGCCGCTCATCCTGCGGCCGGGGGACACCGTCATCGTCAAGTAG
- the treZ gene encoding malto-oligosyltrehalose trehalohydrolase encodes MGTGSFHLTLGARPLDDGRTHFRVWAPRRRRVDVCVHEASGLRYLPLESSGRGYFEGTHPVPVGGLYKYRLDGGESFPDPCSRFQPEGPHGPSQVVDPSRYAWKDGDWRGITLEGQVLYELHVGTFTPEGTYEAAARKLPLLKELGITTLELMPLHTCPGRFNWGYDGVQLFAPHPAYGRPDELRRLVDEAHRLGLGIIVDVVYNHLGPDGNYLSQYSEGYFNKKYPNEWGDPTNFDDGEAAGPSRDFFIQNACYWVAEYHFDGLRLDATQSLYDASPRNIVGELIERVREAAGTRRLLLIGENEPQDVKLVKPPARGGYGADALWVDDFHHSAKVATTGRSEAYLMDYCGTAQELLSCVLRNSLYQGQYYQWQKKPRGSPLLHTEARHAVFFLQNHDQIANALKGERLQQQAGQARARALTTFFLLLPQTPMLFMGQEFFSSSPFLYFVDHHAELQELVRKGRNDFLSQFPSARRALEKEGYRVPFGEEAFRLSKLDWAERERNTQALALHKDLLKLRREDPVFARQDLKQLAGAVLSPHALVLRYFGSEQEGDRLVLLNLGTELELAPCPEPLLAPPAGNKWNLLLASEQVRYGGMGAPEFMDGARMRVAGQTALVLVSEETKT; translated from the coding sequence GTGGGGACCGGAAGCTTCCATCTCACCCTGGGTGCGCGCCCGCTCGATGATGGCCGCACGCATTTCCGTGTCTGGGCACCCCGGCGCCGCCGGGTGGACGTCTGTGTCCACGAGGCCAGTGGCCTGCGCTATCTCCCCCTGGAGTCCTCGGGGCGTGGCTACTTCGAGGGCACCCACCCCGTGCCCGTGGGCGGCCTCTATAAATACCGGCTTGATGGGGGAGAGTCCTTTCCGGACCCCTGCTCCCGCTTCCAGCCCGAGGGGCCCCATGGCCCTTCGCAGGTGGTGGATCCCTCGCGCTACGCCTGGAAGGACGGAGATTGGCGGGGCATCACGCTCGAGGGCCAGGTCCTCTATGAATTGCACGTGGGCACCTTCACGCCCGAGGGCACCTACGAGGCGGCGGCCCGCAAGCTGCCCCTGTTGAAGGAGCTGGGCATCACCACGCTGGAGTTGATGCCGCTGCACACCTGCCCGGGCCGCTTCAACTGGGGCTATGACGGCGTGCAGCTCTTCGCGCCCCACCCCGCCTATGGACGTCCGGACGAGCTGCGGCGCCTGGTGGACGAGGCGCACCGGCTGGGGCTCGGCATCATCGTCGATGTCGTCTACAACCACCTCGGGCCGGACGGGAACTACCTGTCCCAATACTCCGAGGGCTACTTCAACAAGAAGTACCCCAACGAGTGGGGCGACCCCACCAACTTCGATGACGGGGAGGCGGCCGGCCCCTCGCGCGACTTCTTCATCCAGAACGCCTGCTACTGGGTAGCCGAGTACCACTTCGACGGGTTGCGTCTGGACGCCACGCAGAGCCTGTACGACGCCTCGCCCCGGAACATCGTGGGAGAGCTGATCGAGCGGGTGCGCGAAGCGGCGGGCACGCGGCGCCTCCTGCTCATCGGGGAGAACGAGCCGCAAGACGTGAAGCTGGTGAAGCCGCCCGCGAGGGGAGGGTATGGAGCGGATGCCCTCTGGGTGGACGACTTCCACCACTCGGCGAAGGTGGCGACGACGGGCCGCTCCGAGGCCTACCTGATGGACTACTGCGGCACCGCGCAGGAGCTGCTGTCGTGCGTGCTGCGCAACTCGCTGTACCAGGGGCAGTACTACCAGTGGCAGAAGAAGCCCCGGGGCTCGCCGCTGCTGCACACCGAGGCCAGGCACGCCGTCTTCTTCCTGCAGAACCACGATCAGATCGCCAATGCGCTGAAGGGCGAGCGGCTGCAGCAACAGGCGGGACAGGCGCGGGCACGGGCGCTGACGACCTTCTTCCTGCTGCTGCCCCAGACGCCCATGCTCTTCATGGGGCAGGAGTTCTTCTCCTCCTCGCCCTTCCTCTACTTCGTGGACCACCACGCGGAGCTGCAGGAGCTGGTGCGCAAGGGGCGCAACGACTTCCTCTCCCAGTTCCCGAGCGCCCGCCGGGCCCTGGAGAAGGAGGGATACCGGGTCCCCTTCGGCGAGGAGGCCTTCCGCCTGTCCAAGCTGGACTGGGCCGAGCGCGAACGGAACACGCAGGCACTGGCACTGCACAAGGATCTGCTGAAGCTGCGGCGGGAGGATCCGGTGTTCGCGAGGCAGGATCTGAAGCAGCTCGCGGGGGCGGTGCTGTCGCCCCATGCGCTGGTGCTGCGCTATTTCGGGAGCGAGCAGGAGGGCGACCGCCTGGTCCTGCTCAACCTCGGGACGGAGCTGGAACTGGCCCCGTGCCCCGAACCGCTGTTGGCGCCACCCGCGGGAAATAAGTGGAACCTCCTCCTGGCTTCTGAGCAGGTCCGCTACGGCGGAATGGGAGCTCCGGAGTTCATGGACGGAGCGCGCATGCGAGTGGCCGGGCAGACGGCACTCGTGCTCGTGAGCGAGGAGACGAAGACGTGA
- a CDS encoding amylo-alpha-1,6-glucosidase — protein MTPGTECPSLPRIAFEWPTGTDWSEIITREWLVTNGRGGYASSTVARCNTRRYHGLFIPGVEKRGRTVLLARLCEHATVGGRTYRLDAEENADGTQVSESASLLRGFHLDGLVPHWTYQVGETRLQRKLTLVHGENTLVMVWEHLSGPEVTLRLRPFPATRMHDDKLHHSPLEPVVQLKGSLLEMRADDSAPPMRMRLYPPCAAPFVGLTEKSAPQFYRVEKARGYDSVETLTSPGYFEYTLGPGGFLAMGITTEDPVVLDRDPLETLALEYERERRLLVRVPEEARTGVPARLLLAADQFIIDPMRSADDAWARAVGQDARSVIAGYHWFTDWGRDTMISLEGLTLCTGRHRTASAILRTFQHYVRDGLLPNLFPEGESEGLYHTADATMWFFHAVERYLEHTKDEELLRDLYPTLAKIIEHHQKGTRHNIGVDPADGLLKQGQEGYQLTWMDAKVDGWVVTPRRGKVVEINALWFNALRLMVDWSERLGKDAKPYAAAAEQAYVNFNRRFWNPEQGCLFDLVDGEDGKNDPAVRPNQVFAISLRHPVLRRDKWEPVLEKVRKELLTPVGLRSLAPGHPDYKPKYDGDLRARDAAYHQGTVWGWLIGHYVDATLKVNADKGAARALLKGLEEHLEHAGLGQISEIFDATEPYRPRGCIAQAWSVAEALRVFLKTGVH, from the coding sequence GTGACCCCTGGAACTGAGTGCCCCTCCCTGCCCCGGATCGCCTTCGAGTGGCCCACGGGAACGGACTGGTCGGAGATCATCACCCGCGAGTGGCTCGTGACCAACGGCCGGGGTGGGTACGCCTCGAGCACGGTGGCACGGTGCAATACGCGGCGCTACCACGGGCTGTTCATCCCCGGCGTGGAGAAGCGCGGCCGCACGGTGCTGCTGGCGCGACTGTGCGAGCACGCCACGGTGGGCGGCAGGACGTACCGGCTGGACGCCGAGGAGAATGCGGACGGGACGCAGGTGTCCGAGTCCGCCAGTCTGCTGCGCGGCTTCCACCTGGACGGGCTGGTGCCGCACTGGACCTACCAGGTGGGCGAGACGCGCCTCCAGCGCAAGCTGACGCTGGTGCACGGGGAGAACACGCTCGTCATGGTGTGGGAGCACCTGTCGGGGCCGGAGGTGACGCTGCGGCTGCGGCCCTTCCCCGCCACGCGCATGCATGACGACAAGCTGCACCACTCGCCGCTGGAGCCCGTCGTGCAACTGAAGGGCTCGCTCCTGGAGATGCGGGCCGATGACAGCGCGCCGCCCATGCGGATGCGCCTCTACCCGCCATGTGCCGCGCCCTTCGTGGGACTCACCGAGAAGAGCGCGCCGCAGTTCTACCGGGTGGAGAAGGCACGCGGGTACGACTCGGTGGAGACACTGACGAGCCCGGGCTACTTCGAGTACACCCTGGGGCCGGGCGGGTTCCTGGCGATGGGCATCACCACGGAGGATCCGGTGGTGCTGGACCGGGATCCGCTGGAGACACTGGCGCTGGAGTACGAGCGCGAGCGGCGACTGCTGGTGCGGGTGCCGGAGGAGGCCCGGACGGGCGTGCCGGCGCGGCTGCTGCTGGCGGCGGATCAGTTCATCATCGACCCCATGCGCTCGGCGGACGATGCCTGGGCGCGCGCGGTGGGTCAGGACGCGCGCTCGGTGATCGCCGGCTACCACTGGTTCACGGACTGGGGCCGGGACACGATGATCTCCCTGGAGGGGCTGACGCTGTGCACGGGCCGGCACCGCACGGCATCGGCCATCCTCCGCACCTTCCAGCACTACGTGCGGGATGGTCTGCTGCCGAACCTCTTCCCCGAGGGTGAGAGCGAGGGCCTGTACCACACCGCGGATGCGACGATGTGGTTCTTCCACGCGGTGGAGCGGTACCTCGAGCACACCAAGGACGAGGAGCTGCTGCGGGACCTCTACCCGACGCTGGCGAAGATCATCGAGCACCACCAGAAGGGAACGCGCCACAACATTGGAGTGGATCCAGCGGATGGCCTGCTGAAGCAGGGCCAGGAGGGCTACCAGCTCACCTGGATGGACGCGAAGGTGGACGGCTGGGTGGTGACCCCCCGGCGCGGGAAGGTGGTGGAGATCAACGCGCTGTGGTTCAACGCGCTGCGGCTGATGGTGGACTGGTCGGAGCGGCTGGGGAAGGACGCGAAGCCGTACGCGGCGGCGGCGGAGCAGGCCTACGTGAACTTCAACCGGCGCTTCTGGAACCCGGAGCAGGGCTGCCTGTTCGACCTGGTGGACGGCGAGGACGGGAAGAACGATCCGGCGGTGAGGCCCAACCAGGTATTCGCCATCTCGCTGAGGCACCCGGTGCTGAGGCGGGACAAGTGGGAGCCGGTGCTGGAGAAGGTGCGCAAGGAGCTGCTGACACCGGTGGGCCTGCGGAGCCTGGCGCCGGGACACCCGGACTACAAGCCGAAGTACGACGGCGATCTACGGGCGCGGGACGCGGCGTACCACCAGGGAACGGTGTGGGGCTGGCTGATCGGCCACTACGTGGACGCGACGCTGAAGGTGAACGCGGACAAGGGAGCGGCGCGGGCACTGCTCAAGGGGCTCGAGGAGCACCTGGAGCACGCGGGCCTGGGGCAGATCAGCGAGATCTTCGACGCCACGGAGCCATACCGGCCGCGCGGGTGCATCGCGCAGGCCTGGAGTGTGGCGGAGGCGCTCCGAGTCTTCCTCAAGACCGGAGTGCACTGA